One genomic segment of Catalinimonas alkaloidigena includes these proteins:
- a CDS encoding cupin domain-containing protein — MKHQDNHTDALILPYGKGRVYNCGTMTAIFKADENETNEKYSISEWWLEPKSDGPGAHQHEDNDEVFYVLEGTTSILVGDEWIDAEKGTFLRIPSRTMHDFKNKTDRKTGVLNFFIPGGFERNMPSIVKWFEENE, encoded by the coding sequence ATGAAACATCAAGACAATCATACCGACGCTTTGATTCTTCCATACGGGAAAGGGCGGGTTTACAACTGTGGAACCATGACAGCTATATTTAAGGCTGACGAAAACGAAACAAATGAAAAATATAGCATCTCCGAATGGTGGCTTGAACCTAAGTCTGATGGTCCGGGTGCTCACCAACACGAGGACAATGATGAAGTGTTTTATGTTTTGGAGGGCACAACCTCAATACTCGTGGGGGATGAATGGATTGACGCTGAAAAAGGAACCTTTTTGAGAATTCCGTCCAGAACCATGCACGACTTTAAAAACAAAACCGACCGGAAAACAGGAGTCTTAAACTTTTTTATTCCAGGAGGATTTGAACGAAATATGCCCTCAATAGTAAAATGGTTTGAGGAAAATGAATAA
- a CDS encoding RagB/SusD family nutrient uptake outer membrane protein has translation MKKTLYITIILTSSIWSSCDFDDVLTEIPKDFQSPENSFSNIRDFESSLANIYLTIRTDMYANSDSWQNFDMLGVDIDYAASRVDNDTYNEYFYWNTLNADNGFVSKWWERLYDWVYQANVIIARAEGEEVQWDTEEDKNKIIAEARFLRAFAYHFLANLWGGVPLILEETSGPKFDYQRASQTQVYEQCKTDLEYAVQWMKTVDEIKGGMAPRAAAYHLLSEVLISLGDYNGAVEAASMVIDDPNFKLMTERFGRFADFSFNGYDYQGSYDSWGDVYWDLFREGNFNWQDGNSEAIWNVQFDQAMLGGGNVGQWGGNFGLERWWAPGWWGIKDIDGVSNWLKDTLSGRPVGALSATEYASQTLWEFKDDWDNDIRNSEYNIQRTYYWTNPESAFYGQPVTLENIGDPSSFYSRTAPYFKKAAGCLHYNQFQDSQSGQGHDNGRIYKDWYLMRLAETYLLRGEAHLLNGNITAAAEDINVIRNRAQASLVAPDEVNIDLILDERARELYMEEFRMSTLTRLNKLSEYLMKYNPAVIQNGYVLDEHLNKLPIPRSEIEANKEVMMEQNPGY, from the coding sequence ATGAAAAAAACACTTTATATCACCATCATACTGACTTCTTCAATATGGTCATCATGCGATTTTGATGATGTACTTACTGAAATTCCCAAAGACTTTCAAAGCCCCGAAAACTCCTTTTCTAACATCAGGGATTTTGAATCCTCACTAGCCAATATTTACCTCACCATCCGGACCGATATGTATGCAAATTCTGATAGCTGGCAAAATTTTGATATGCTGGGGGTGGATATTGACTATGCAGCCAGCAGAGTTGATAATGATACCTATAATGAATATTTCTATTGGAACACACTCAATGCAGATAATGGTTTTGTGAGCAAATGGTGGGAACGTCTGTATGATTGGGTTTATCAGGCTAATGTCATCATAGCCCGGGCCGAAGGGGAAGAGGTACAGTGGGATACAGAGGAGGACAAAAATAAAATTATAGCCGAAGCCAGATTTCTGAGAGCTTTTGCCTACCATTTCCTGGCAAATCTATGGGGTGGGGTTCCTTTGATTTTGGAAGAAACTTCAGGGCCCAAGTTTGATTACCAGCGGGCAAGCCAGACTCAAGTGTATGAACAGTGCAAAACGGACCTGGAATATGCAGTGCAATGGATGAAAACGGTTGACGAAATCAAAGGAGGCATGGCTCCTCGTGCAGCGGCCTATCACCTGCTCTCAGAGGTCCTGATCAGCTTGGGAGATTACAATGGAGCTGTAGAAGCTGCATCTATGGTCATTGACGACCCTAATTTTAAGCTGATGACCGAACGCTTTGGACGATTTGCTGATTTTAGCTTTAATGGATATGATTACCAGGGCTCCTACGACTCCTGGGGTGATGTGTATTGGGACCTTTTTAGAGAAGGTAATTTTAACTGGCAGGATGGAAACAGCGAAGCCATCTGGAATGTACAATTTGACCAGGCCATGCTGGGCGGTGGCAATGTAGGTCAGTGGGGAGGTAATTTCGGCCTGGAACGCTGGTGGGCTCCCGGATGGTGGGGCATCAAAGATATTGATGGCGTAAGTAACTGGCTGAAAGATACTCTTAGTGGCAGGCCGGTAGGCGCGCTCTCTGCTACCGAATATGCCAGTCAGACGCTATGGGAGTTCAAAGATGACTGGGACAATGATATCAGAAATTCTGAATACAATATTCAAAGGACTTACTACTGGACAAATCCTGAAAGTGCCTTTTATGGACAGCCCGTAACTTTAGAAAATATTGGTGATCCTTCCAGTTTCTATAGCAGAACAGCTCCCTATTTCAAAAAGGCGGCAGGGTGTCTTCATTACAATCAGTTTCAAGATTCACAAAGTGGTCAGGGACATGATAATGGTAGAATCTACAAAGACTGGTACCTCATGAGGTTAGCAGAAACCTATTTGCTGCGGGGAGAAGCACATCTGTTGAATGGAAATATTACGGCAGCAGCAGAAGACATCAATGTAATACGCAACAGAGCCCAGGCGAGTCTGGTTGCTCCCGATGAAGTCAACATTGATTTGATACTTGACGAAAGGGCCAGGGAATTGTATATGGAGGAGTTTCGCATGAGCACTTTGACGCGCCTCAACAAACTGTCTGAATATCTTATGAAGTATAATCCCGCAGTGATACAAAATGGATATGTGCTAGATGAGCATTTGAACAAATTGCCGATTCCTCGTTCTGAAATTGAAGCTAATAAAGAAGTTATGATGGAGCAGAATCCAGGTTACTGA
- a CDS encoding FecR family protein, whose amino-acid sequence MDYSRFTVEDFVLDKPFRQWIISPDQESNLFWQDWIQQHPKQKSTLQEARAIILRYPHIHYGWNKKIENDLWQSIARKTLINSHEPMFSSADSPTKIIPLNARAVLGHSYEKHEKMLWTYQKMSRAIAILLLGLCVGLAAYFGNKDKVQGPTEMAYVSKVTPLGTKLHFKLPDGTKVNLNAGSVLHYPEQFSAQQRLVKLQGEAFFEVVKDSKRPFRVKTDAVMTEALGTAFNIKHEDGILEIALMEGKVSVSNEAGDTNKDKLILLPGEQATLHRNNQLIKEKVNIDEVTAWKNEVILFQGATEGEVIHTLEKWYGVKILVEGNSPKDWRFSGRFERKNLENVLRSIGYSMDFQYSMEEKEVKIIYVN is encoded by the coding sequence ATGGACTATAGCCGATTTACCGTAGAAGACTTTGTGCTGGATAAGCCCTTCAGGCAGTGGATAATTTCTCCTGACCAGGAAAGCAATCTTTTTTGGCAGGATTGGATACAACAACATCCAAAACAAAAATCCACTTTGCAGGAGGCAAGGGCGATCATTCTCAGATACCCTCACATTCATTATGGATGGAATAAAAAAATTGAGAATGATTTGTGGCAATCCATTGCCCGGAAAACACTGATAAACTCTCATGAACCTATGTTTTCCTCAGCTGATAGTCCAACAAAAATAATCCCTTTGAATGCCCGGGCAGTTTTGGGGCACAGTTATGAAAAGCATGAAAAAATGCTTTGGACTTATCAAAAGATGAGTAGAGCCATAGCCATTCTGCTTTTAGGGCTTTGTGTAGGACTTGCTGCCTATTTTGGAAACAAAGATAAGGTCCAAGGACCTACCGAAATGGCTTATGTCAGCAAAGTAACTCCTCTTGGAACAAAATTGCATTTTAAGCTTCCTGATGGGACAAAAGTAAATTTAAATGCTGGTAGTGTCCTCCATTATCCCGAGCAATTCTCTGCTCAGCAAAGACTTGTGAAGCTGCAGGGAGAAGCCTTTTTTGAAGTTGTAAAAGACAGCAAAAGACCTTTTAGGGTAAAAACAGATGCCGTAATGACAGAAGCATTGGGTACAGCTTTTAATATCAAACATGAAGATGGAATATTGGAAATTGCACTGATGGAAGGTAAAGTCAGTGTAAGTAATGAGGCAGGGGATACTAATAAGGATAAACTCATTCTTTTACCTGGAGAGCAGGCTACCCTTCATCGTAATAATCAACTCATCAAGGAAAAAGTCAATATAGATGAAGTAACTGCCTGGAAAAACGAGGTGATACTTTTTCAGGGGGCCACAGAGGGTGAAGTGATCCATACACTGGAAAAGTGGTATGGAGTAAAGATTTTGGTGGAAGGCAACTCCCCTAAAGACTGGCGCTTTTCCGGAAGATTTGAGCGTAAAAATCTTGAAAATGTGCTTAGGTCCATAGGCTATAGTATGGACTTTCAGTATAGCATGGAGGAAAAAGAAGTGAAGATCATTTATGTAAACTAA
- a CDS encoding DMT family transporter, with protein sequence MQKDNQILGTGTVLVALAALCWGVSGGIGGILLSNGWNAFVVSLYRGAIGLVFVLIWLLLRSQASGIINRRLWFWATVAGLGVAGNFAFYFVSISEGSVAVAATLMYCAPVFVYLVSFALKLERSTPLKWGGIGVVILGIILLTGIYKVGESGVTPIGIGSGLLAGLSYAVFIFGFKYAAKYGSPQAILVIAFAVLVIILIWPSDVSQAIEVFSTPDWLLFTTLGVLGAGLSFILYVAGLNNTAPTVASIVAMIEPVTASLFGVLVLNESLESLQLVGMGLILITVTALSVYSNN encoded by the coding sequence ATGCAAAAAGACAATCAAATTTTGGGTACAGGTACAGTATTAGTGGCACTCGCAGCACTATGCTGGGGGGTATCAGGTGGCATTGGCGGCATTCTCTTATCTAACGGATGGAATGCATTCGTGGTATCACTATACCGGGGGGCTATCGGGCTAGTGTTCGTGCTTATCTGGTTGCTACTGCGTTCGCAGGCTAGCGGAATAATAAATCGCCGATTATGGTTTTGGGCTACAGTTGCCGGTCTTGGAGTAGCCGGCAACTTCGCATTTTACTTTGTAAGTATCTCGGAGGGCAGCGTAGCGGTGGCTGCCACGTTGATGTACTGCGCACCTGTGTTCGTTTATCTCGTCTCGTTTGCACTTAAACTTGAGCGTTCCACTCCGCTTAAGTGGGGTGGGATCGGAGTAGTGATCCTCGGCATTATATTACTTACTGGTATTTACAAGGTCGGCGAAAGTGGTGTCACGCCAATTGGCATTGGCTCAGGGCTACTTGCGGGACTTTCCTATGCAGTATTCATTTTTGGCTTTAAGTACGCAGCAAAATACGGCAGCCCGCAGGCAATTCTTGTCATAGCGTTTGCTGTACTGGTTATTATCCTGATCTGGCCGAGTGATGTCAGCCAGGCTATTGAAGTCTTTAGCACGCCAGATTGGCTACTTTTTACGACCCTGGGGGTACTGGGTGCGGGTTTGTCGTTTATTCTTTATGTTGCAGGCCTCAATAATACTGCACCAACTGTAGCCTCTATCGTGGCGATGATTGAGCCGGTCACCGCATCTCTGTTTGGCGTATTGGTTCTGAATGAAAGTCTGGAGAGCTTACAGCTTGTAGGCATGGGACTGATTTTGATCACCGTAACCGCACTAAGCGTATACTCAAATAACTAA
- a CDS encoding glycoside hydrolase family 97 protein encodes MKVLLSLIVNLSICISALSQSISVSSPNNQLSFYFDVQNPKDGRKGVMYYHIKYNEQTVILPSELGIVMKEGIDWTENIKFKDSHTSSVDTVWHPIYGERSEIPDQYNELILNLSRADANAYELQLIVRAYNEGIAFQYHWPEKHNSQHIWIEEENTQFNFPNKTQAWYTPRAQATYDPVLIKEWERPAEMPLTLSLPDDLYACVAEAHMVNYARSRLMTVNKKENALVTTLAGEILETSPFSTPWRVVMVAEEVGKLLEHNYLILNLNPPNAIENPWWIKPGKAIRETTLSTEGAKNLVDFAKAHGLDYIHFDAGWYGYEYVVSSDATTVTVDPRRNPKGDLDLKEAIRYAKSKGLGVTVYVNHRALEKQLDEILPLYKAWGVDGVKYGFVHVGTHRWTNWLYDAVRKAAENQLMVNIHDEFRPTGYSRTYPNLMTQEGILGNEGMPDARHNTILPFTRFVAGAADYTPAYYHRKGFKNIDRYIQNTPAHQLALPVIYYSPLQWLYWYDVPSRDYQGEPEVEFWANCPTVWDETKVLQGEIGEYIVTARKKDDDWYLGAITNTQSREVDLSFDFLPEKTSFVAHIYSDGGETIKTRTHVKIERKIVNAKTNIQLKLKESGGLAIRMVPATPNDMEKYAALD; translated from the coding sequence ATGAAAGTATTATTAAGCCTCATTGTAAATCTGAGCATCTGCATCAGTGCTCTTAGTCAAAGCATTAGCGTAAGCTCTCCTAATAATCAGCTAAGCTTTTATTTTGATGTTCAAAACCCCAAGGATGGACGAAAAGGAGTGATGTATTACCATATAAAATATAATGAGCAAACAGTCATTTTACCTTCCGAACTGGGCATCGTCATGAAGGAAGGTATTGACTGGACAGAAAATATTAAGTTCAAAGATTCACATACATCATCTGTGGATACAGTTTGGCATCCAATTTATGGAGAGCGAAGCGAAATTCCGGATCAATACAATGAACTCATATTAAACCTGAGCCGCGCTGACGCAAATGCTTATGAATTACAGCTTATAGTCAGGGCTTATAATGAAGGTATCGCTTTTCAATATCATTGGCCGGAAAAGCATAATAGCCAGCATATTTGGATAGAAGAAGAGAATACACAGTTTAATTTTCCGAACAAAACGCAGGCATGGTATACGCCCCGGGCTCAGGCAACCTATGATCCTGTACTTATCAAAGAATGGGAAAGGCCTGCGGAAATGCCGCTTACCCTTAGTCTGCCTGATGATTTGTATGCCTGTGTAGCAGAGGCGCATATGGTGAATTATGCACGCTCCAGACTAATGACTGTTAATAAAAAAGAAAACGCTCTGGTTACCACTTTGGCTGGAGAAATACTGGAAACTTCTCCTTTTAGTACTCCCTGGCGAGTAGTGATGGTGGCTGAGGAAGTGGGTAAACTACTGGAGCATAACTACCTGATATTGAACTTAAACCCACCCAATGCAATTGAAAATCCCTGGTGGATCAAACCGGGAAAGGCCATCCGTGAGACTACGCTTTCAACAGAAGGAGCCAAAAATCTGGTAGACTTTGCAAAAGCACATGGACTGGACTATATACATTTTGACGCCGGATGGTATGGCTATGAGTATGTGGTGAGTTCAGATGCTACTACTGTCACAGTAGATCCCCGCCGGAATCCAAAAGGTGATTTAGATCTCAAAGAGGCAATCAGATATGCAAAAAGCAAGGGTTTGGGAGTAACAGTATACGTAAACCATCGTGCGCTGGAAAAACAGCTGGACGAAATTTTACCATTGTATAAAGCGTGGGGAGTAGATGGTGTCAAATACGGATTTGTTCATGTAGGTACACATCGTTGGACGAACTGGCTCTATGATGCTGTAAGGAAAGCTGCTGAAAATCAGTTGATGGTAAATATTCATGATGAATTTCGGCCTACAGGTTATTCACGTACTTACCCTAATCTTATGACACAGGAGGGAATACTGGGTAATGAAGGCATGCCTGATGCAAGACATAATACCATACTTCCTTTTACCCGTTTTGTTGCTGGAGCTGCGGATTATACACCAGCATACTACCATAGAAAAGGCTTTAAAAATATTGATAGATATATTCAGAATACTCCAGCGCACCAACTGGCACTACCCGTGATATATTACAGCCCCCTGCAGTGGTTATATTGGTACGATGTGCCATCCAGAGATTATCAGGGAGAGCCTGAAGTAGAGTTCTGGGCGAACTGTCCTACCGTATGGGATGAAACCAAAGTACTACAAGGGGAAATAGGTGAATACATTGTGACCGCCAGAAAAAAAGACGATGATTGGTATCTGGGAGCCATCACCAACACTCAAAGCAGAGAAGTTGACCTTTCTTTTGATTTTCTGCCTGAAAAAACATCATTCGTTGCCCATATTTACAGTGACGGGGGAGAAACGATCAAAACACGTACTCATGTAAAAATTGAAAGAAAGATTGTCAATGCCAAGACCAACATCCAGCTAAAGTTAAAAGAAAGTGGTGGCCTGGCGATACGCATGGTTCCTGCTACTCCTAATGATATGGAAAAATATGCTGCTCTTGATTAA
- a CDS encoding RNA polymerase sigma factor, whose translation MSHSSSQWEDYSNLSDEEVWKRLRGGHHAALEYLYRTYAMALFNYGMKLYGKNEWVQDTLQDLFVDLWKQHQSLTAVKAVKTYLFKAFTYKLHRYCKKEKRWLYQMNYDRLPEMDVALPVEHTMIAEQLSREQKLRLASAMEKLPPRQKEVLHLLFEEEMQYEEVSQIMQINVRSVYTLAWKGISSLRKLVIDFLFVVVSSYISCFLV comes from the coding sequence ATGAGCCACTCCTCAAGTCAATGGGAAGATTATTCTAATCTTAGTGATGAGGAAGTTTGGAAGCGATTAAGAGGAGGGCACCATGCTGCTCTCGAGTATCTGTATCGCACCTATGCAATGGCGCTGTTCAATTACGGAATGAAGCTATACGGTAAAAACGAATGGGTGCAGGATACATTACAGGACTTGTTTGTAGACCTTTGGAAGCAACATCAGAGCTTGACGGCAGTCAAAGCAGTAAAGACCTATCTTTTTAAAGCCTTCACTTATAAACTGCACCGATACTGTAAAAAAGAAAAGCGCTGGTTGTATCAAATGAATTATGACAGGCTTCCCGAAATGGATGTTGCCTTGCCGGTAGAACATACAATGATTGCAGAACAACTTTCCCGGGAACAGAAACTCAGGCTTGCAAGCGCTATGGAAAAACTGCCTCCCCGACAAAAGGAAGTTCTTCATCTGCTTTTTGAAGAAGAAATGCAGTATGAAGAAGTTTCCCAGATTATGCAGATCAATGTCAGGTCGGTATACACATTGGCATGGAAAGGAATTAGTTCTTTGCGAAAACTTGTCATTGACTTTCTTTTTGTGGTTGTATCCTCTTATATAAGTTGTTTTTTGGTTTAA
- a CDS encoding isochorismatase family protein: MLQLVLHFTLIMLTATEMTDSGWIDKEEEKYHLNLRSRTEAEDGTFNLEEKEVIWEPRKTAFIICDMWDKHWCKSANRRVGELAGPMNEIIKEVRKQGSLIIHAPSSVTSFYEDTPQRQKARQAAFVKTPKPLSTSQRWGTAWCWPDETREEALPIDDSDMGCDCAVKCEIRDAWTRQIASIEIAPDDAITDNGQETFNLLAQHEIENVVLLGVHLNMCVLGRPFGIRQMVQQGKNVVLMRDMTDTMYNPEMEPQVSHVEGTELVIAHIEKYWCPSFASSDLTGKPAFSFK, from the coding sequence ATGTTACAACTCGTCCTGCATTTTACGCTAATCATGTTAACTGCCACGGAAATGACTGACTCCGGATGGATTGATAAGGAAGAGGAAAAATATCACTTGAATTTGCGCTCAAGAACCGAAGCTGAAGATGGTACCTTCAATCTTGAGGAAAAAGAAGTCATTTGGGAGCCAAGAAAAACCGCATTTATCATCTGTGATATGTGGGATAAGCATTGGTGTAAATCAGCCAACCGGAGAGTGGGAGAATTGGCAGGACCAATGAATGAAATCATCAAGGAGGTACGTAAGCAGGGGTCTTTGATCATCCATGCTCCCAGCAGCGTGACATCTTTTTATGAGGACACCCCTCAACGCCAGAAAGCCAGACAGGCAGCATTTGTTAAAACGCCTAAGCCACTATCTACTTCTCAACGATGGGGTACAGCCTGGTGTTGGCCGGATGAGACCAGAGAGGAAGCTTTGCCCATAGATGACTCTGATATGGGCTGCGATTGTGCTGTAAAATGTGAGATTCGTGATGCCTGGACCCGACAAATAGCCAGCATTGAAATCGCCCCAGATGACGCCATTACAGATAACGGACAAGAAACATTTAACCTACTGGCACAGCATGAAATTGAGAATGTAGTACTGCTGGGCGTGCATCTGAATATGTGTGTACTGGGCCGCCCCTTTGGTATCCGGCAAATGGTACAACAGGGAAAAAACGTAGTACTGATGCGTGACATGACAGATACCATGTACAATCCTGAGATGGAGCCACAGGTCAGCCATGTTGAAGGTACCGAGTTGGTCATTGCGCATATAGAAAAATACTGGTGTCCGAGTTTTGCCAGTTCAGATTTAACTGGCAAACCAGCTTTTAGCTTTAAGTGA
- a CDS encoding SusC/RagA family TonB-linked outer membrane protein, producing the protein MFTIFQQPDGYWRICLTLLLIGVLPSGTLSASEHLGQAGKSVKDVYTTLKLKNEDVILAFERIENATGFSFTYNLNDVEKKKVSGNYENQSLFNILLDFSRQADLKFRQYNDVINVKPKEKDEKTEDVEVAPAGFMVEGSVIDQKSGEALPGVNVLVKETTIGTVTDIEGKYQIEVPDAESTLIYSSIGYVPQEIAVNGQSVIDVSLATDVTSLEEIVVIGYGTNKKQAITGAVAEADLETFRNVPVNNVLESVKGSVPGLNVGGTNSAGQVAGLSVRGQNSTAASNSPLIVVDGAIFRGSLADIPANDIASLTVLKDASAAAVYGSRSANGVILIETKRGSGINGKPKFEIKVSSGISNQLEPLRVYDADGYIQRLLDIRSLEGMDADPNNISIYLQAEEQKNYEATSDHRPTLEDPYDLISQQGRNLNANFSISNSTEKTDFYISTSLINQQGVVLNDKYKSISGRLNINSDLTDWLNLGINSMYTLRDYSGDSPSMYRATHFSPYASVYNEDGTYKQFPQTTTSFNSPFWEIATEDIDLNNNLNATLRSIIKVPWIEGLTYQTTFSNSIIWNERNWYFNEFTIDGKGKNGIGQREYHRNNYMLFDNLIKYNHTFATKHNVDVTLLYSREQTRWEDLVGYAENFDNTVLGTYKLENGKVQTVETGGGETHAIGLMARTTYTFDEKYSITGTIRRDGYSAFSKNKKWGMFPSLGVNWNISEEDFMNNIEPLDVLSIRASYGTNGNQSISAYSTLAKMGTDKYVFARDPSYAVTQYISTLANNDLGWETTTGLNVGLDFALLGNRIGGSIDAYHTKTSDLMFSLALPRTSGHSSITSNIGEIENKGIELNLHTINISRQNFSWTSGVAFSLNRNKVVTIFGEDNDGDGKEDDLISSGYFIGRPLGTIYNYKVNGMWQEADGETIMEGMRPGDYKLEDVDGDGAITSENDRQFLGNSKENFRWSWTNTFDYKDLSLMVYLYSIWGGDGWYMSGNNTPYHDGYVSAPHINRPVYDYWTPSNTSAMFPRPDYRNAAYKGTMFIDRSFIKLQKISLSYNASRLVEPWGINNLNLAVSADNLLTYAPHWVGLDPETDSGLKDNALPSLRTYMLTLSFNF; encoded by the coding sequence ATGTTTACTATTTTTCAACAACCGGACGGGTATTGGCGTATCTGCCTCACCCTGCTGCTCATCGGAGTCTTACCCTCAGGCACCTTATCTGCTTCCGAACACTTGGGCCAGGCAGGTAAAAGCGTTAAAGACGTATATACAACATTGAAACTGAAGAATGAAGATGTCATACTGGCATTCGAGCGAATAGAAAATGCTACTGGCTTTAGTTTTACTTACAATTTGAATGATGTAGAAAAAAAGAAGGTAAGTGGAAATTATGAAAATCAATCACTCTTCAATATTCTTCTGGATTTTTCCCGACAGGCGGACCTGAAATTTCGCCAGTACAATGATGTTATCAATGTAAAGCCCAAAGAAAAAGATGAAAAGACTGAAGATGTGGAGGTTGCTCCGGCAGGGTTTATGGTGGAAGGCAGCGTGATAGATCAGAAAAGTGGTGAGGCATTACCGGGAGTCAATGTGCTGGTCAAAGAAACCACTATTGGTACTGTAACCGATATAGAAGGTAAGTACCAAATTGAAGTGCCCGATGCAGAAAGCACCTTGATTTATAGTTCTATCGGATATGTCCCCCAGGAGATAGCTGTCAATGGTCAATCGGTGATAGATGTATCCCTGGCTACGGATGTTACATCCTTAGAAGAAATTGTTGTGATTGGTTATGGCACCAATAAAAAGCAGGCGATCACCGGAGCAGTAGCAGAAGCTGACCTGGAGACCTTCAGAAATGTGCCAGTGAACAATGTGTTGGAAAGTGTAAAGGGAAGTGTGCCCGGGCTAAACGTTGGAGGCACCAATTCTGCCGGACAGGTGGCTGGTTTGAGTGTAAGGGGACAAAACTCTACCGCTGCGAGTAACTCTCCCCTCATCGTTGTGGATGGTGCTATTTTCCGAGGCTCACTGGCAGATATTCCTGCTAATGATATAGCAAGCCTTACCGTCTTGAAAGATGCCAGCGCTGCAGCAGTTTATGGTTCTCGTTCAGCCAATGGTGTAATTCTGATAGAAACCAAAAGGGGCAGTGGTATAAACGGCAAACCTAAATTTGAAATAAAGGTCAGCAGTGGAATTAGTAATCAGTTGGAGCCATTAAGAGTATATGATGCCGACGGCTATATCCAGCGATTGCTTGATATCCGGAGCTTAGAGGGTATGGATGCTGATCCAAATAACATTAGTATTTATCTGCAGGCCGAAGAGCAAAAAAATTATGAAGCCACTTCAGATCACCGACCTACTTTAGAAGACCCTTATGACCTGATCAGTCAGCAGGGGAGAAACCTGAATGCCAATTTCAGCATCTCTAATAGTACGGAAAAAACAGATTTTTATATTTCTACTTCATTGATCAATCAGCAGGGCGTAGTATTGAATGACAAGTACAAAAGCATTTCAGGAAGGCTTAATATTAATAGTGATCTGACCGACTGGCTTAATTTGGGAATCAATAGCATGTATACGCTAAGGGATTATTCCGGTGATTCTCCCAGTATGTACCGGGCAACGCACTTCAGCCCCTACGCTTCGGTGTATAATGAAGACGGTACTTACAAGCAGTTTCCGCAGACTACCACTTCTTTTAACAGTCCGTTCTGGGAAATAGCCACTGAAGATATTGACCTTAACAATAATCTTAATGCTACGCTCAGGAGCATCATTAAGGTGCCCTGGATAGAGGGTTTGACTTATCAGACGACTTTTTCAAACTCTATCATCTGGAACGAACGCAACTGGTACTTTAATGAATTTACCATTGATGGAAAAGGTAAGAATGGTATTGGTCAGCGAGAGTACCACCGCAACAATTATATGTTGTTTGATAACCTGATTAAGTATAACCATACCTTTGCCACTAAGCACAATGTAGATGTGACCTTACTATATTCTCGGGAGCAAACCCGTTGGGAAGACCTGGTAGGGTATGCAGAAAACTTTGACAACACAGTGTTAGGTACTTATAAACTTGAGAATGGGAAAGTGCAGACCGTAGAAACAGGAGGGGGAGAAACCCATGCTATCGGCCTGATGGCTCGTACCACTTATACTTTTGATGAAAAGTATTCAATTACAGGTACGATTCGTCGTGATGGCTATTCTGCGTTTAGCAAAAACAAAAAATGGGGCATGTTTCCTTCCCTGGGAGTCAACTGGAATATCTCAGAGGAAGATTTTATGAATAACATTGAGCCGCTGGATGTACTTTCAATAAGAGCATCTTACGGTACCAATGGGAATCAGTCCATTTCTGCCTATAGTACCCTGGCCAAGATGGGTACCGACAAATATGTATTTGCCAGGGACCCCTCATACGCGGTAACACAGTACATTTCCACTTTAGCCAATAATGATTTAGGCTGGGAGACAACTACTGGTCTTAATGTAGGGCTTGATTTTGCATTGCTTGGAAATCGTATTGGTGGTTCCATTGATGCTTATCATACCAAAACCAGTGATTTGATGTTTAGTCTCGCGCTGCCCCGTACCTCAGGGCATAGTAGTATCACTTCAAACATTGGAGAGATAGAAAATAAAGGTATTGAGCTTAACCTGCATACGATTAATATCAGCCGTCAGAATTTTAGTTGGACCTCTGGTGTGGCGTTTTCTCTAAACCGAAATAAAGTAGTGACCATCTTCGGTGAAGATAATGATGGAGATGGCAAGGAAGATGATCTGATCAGTTCAGGATATTTTATCGGCAGGCCATTGGGGACTATTTATAACTACAAAGTGAATGGTATGTGGCAGGAGGCTGACGGAGAAACTATTATGGAAGGCATGAGGCCGGGCGATTATAAGCTGGAAGATGTAGATGGTGATGGAGCCATCACATCAGAAAATGACCGACAGTTTTTGGGCAATAGCAAAGAAAATTTTCGCTGGAGCTGGACCAACACTTTTGATTACAAAGATTTGTCGCTCATGGTCTACCTTTATTCCATATGGGGTGGCGACGGATGGTATATGTCTGGTAATAATACCCCTTACCATGATGGGTATGTGAGTGCGCCTCATATCAACCGACCGGTATATGATTACTGGACCCCTTCAAACACTAGTGCCATGTTCCCTCGCCCTGATTATAGAAATGCAGCTTATAAGGGCACAATGTTTATAGACAGGAGCTTTATCAAACTACAAAAAATATCCTTATCCTATAATGCCTCCCGCCTGGTAGAGCCCTGGGGAATCAATAATTTAAATCTGGCAGTGAGTGCGGATAATTTACTCACCTATGCCCCTCACTGGGTAGGCTTGGATCCCGAGACAGACAGTGGTCTGAAAGACAATGCTTTGCCCTCCCTGCGTACCTACATGCTCACCTTATCATTTAATTTTTAA